The following are encoded together in the Iodobacter fluviatilis genome:
- a CDS encoding chaperone NapD — translation MNIFSLVIRAVPNHLEEVKAAVLAVQGVELHLEHEGRLIITIEDVPGVRSSDLLKQIQEIPHVASATLAYEYCDEEVPPPLSMQSKKSEERSS, via the coding sequence ATGAATATCTTTAGTCTAGTGATTCGGGCCGTTCCCAATCATTTAGAAGAAGTCAAAGCGGCGGTACTTGCGGTGCAAGGGGTGGAGCTACATCTGGAGCACGAAGGGCGGCTGATTATCACCATTGAGGATGTGCCAGGAGTTCGATCCTCTGATCTGCTCAAACAAATTCAAGAGATTCCCCATGTTGCATCGGCCACGCTGGCTTATGAATATTGCGACGAAGAAGTGCCACCACCCCTATCTATGCAATCAAAAAAATCTGAGGAGCGCTCATCATGA
- a CDS encoding ABC1 kinase family protein, with amino-acid sequence MLKETFTVMRDLPRVREIVAVLVRHGLGNLVQRLGLARGIERASDLLHLPGNYEAELVDSPVRVRRALEELGPAFVKLGQVLATRVDMFPPEWITEFEKLQSNVPPVPFDLILPELTALLGTDPANIFLDLDPEPVGAASIAQVHRAKLLDGTEVVLKIRRPGVIPKIEADLRILRHIGSLMEFEFAESRRYQPVKIAEEFAKSLRRELNLSAEARNSERFVQNFIGHEDIIIPKTYWEWTSESLNVQSYVGGVAGNDLLGVDAAGLDRCILASRGADAVLKMVLIDGYFHADPHPGNVKYLPGNQIAFLDFGMVGRLPHPRRDQIVDLLAALAQRDEHGILNVLLEWTGDTVVDEEKLTSDIAGFMFDYENLALKDIRFGNLLNDVVQMMREHQITLPSDLTLLFKALITLEGLGRQLDPEFQMVGHLTPFVKEVILARFHPKAMLKKGKEGLYETVQLLGGLPRDIGKLIKQARRGNIRIDLDLKRLDHFGLQITRSANRLTMGIVTGSLIIGSSIVMTVKAGPMLFGLPLLGFLGFVLAVLNTIWLVISIWISGKEER; translated from the coding sequence ATGCTGAAGGAAACCTTTACCGTGATGCGTGATTTGCCACGGGTTCGTGAAATTGTGGCTGTACTTGTTCGTCATGGCTTGGGTAATTTGGTGCAAAGATTGGGCTTGGCCCGTGGCATTGAGCGCGCCAGCGATCTCTTACATTTACCTGGTAATTACGAAGCCGAGCTCGTTGATTCCCCAGTGCGGGTGCGCCGTGCCTTAGAAGAGTTAGGCCCTGCTTTTGTAAAGCTGGGGCAAGTATTGGCAACGCGGGTGGATATGTTTCCGCCGGAATGGATTACCGAGTTTGAAAAATTACAAAGCAATGTGCCTCCGGTGCCTTTTGATTTAATTCTGCCGGAGTTAACCGCTTTACTTGGCACAGATCCTGCCAATATTTTTCTTGATCTAGACCCAGAGCCGGTTGGGGCCGCCTCTATCGCTCAAGTGCACCGTGCTAAATTATTAGATGGTACTGAGGTGGTGTTAAAAATTCGCCGCCCAGGGGTGATTCCTAAAATTGAGGCCGATTTACGCATCTTGCGGCATATCGGCTCTTTGATGGAATTTGAATTCGCCGAATCCCGTCGCTATCAGCCGGTTAAAATTGCCGAAGAATTCGCTAAATCTTTACGCCGTGAATTGAATTTATCTGCAGAGGCTAGAAACTCAGAGCGCTTTGTGCAAAATTTTATAGGCCATGAAGATATTATTATCCCTAAAACCTATTGGGAATGGACTTCAGAAAGCCTCAATGTACAAAGCTATGTTGGGGGAGTGGCAGGCAATGATTTATTGGGGGTGGATGCTGCGGGTTTGGATCGCTGTATTTTAGCGTCTAGAGGCGCGGATGCCGTATTAAAAATGGTGCTGATTGATGGCTATTTTCATGCTGATCCTCATCCGGGCAATGTAAAGTATTTGCCTGGTAATCAAATTGCATTTTTAGATTTTGGCATGGTGGGGCGTTTGCCGCATCCACGGCGCGATCAAATCGTTGATTTATTAGCCGCCCTTGCACAGCGTGATGAACATGGCATTCTGAATGTGCTATTAGAGTGGACTGGTGACACGGTGGTGGATGAAGAAAAACTCACGTCTGATATTGCGGGGTTTATGTTTGATTATGAAAACCTTGCTTTAAAAGATATTCGTTTTGGTAATTTGCTTAATGATGTGGTGCAAATGATGCGCGAGCATCAAATTACCTTGCCATCAGATTTAACGCTACTATTTAAAGCGCTGATTACCTTAGAGGGATTAGGGCGGCAGCTTGATCCAGAGTTTCAAATGGTGGGGCACCTCACGCCGTTTGTAAAAGAAGTGATTCTGGCGCGGTTTCATCCTAAGGCCATGCTTAAAAAAGGCAAGGAAGGCTTGTATGAAACGGTGCAATTATTAGGCGGATTACCCAGAGATATTGGCAAGCTAATTAAACAAGCTCGCCGTGGCAATATACGCATTGATTTAGATTTAAAGCGGCTAGATCACTTTGGTTTGCAAATTACCCGCAGTGCTAATCGTTTAACAATGGGGATTGTGACCGGCTCTTTAATTATTGGCTCATCGATTGTCATGACGGTAAAAGCCGGGCCTATGCTATTTGGGTTGCCTTTGCTTGGGTTTTTAGGTTTTGTATTAGCGGTGCTCAATACCATTTGGTTGGTGATTTCTATTTGGATCTCAGGCAAAGAAGAGCGCTGA
- a CDS encoding histidine kinase, with protein sequence MRIKDYFRQTSILRFITPALLLMVLPAFVAFFMSWSSVMRSSGEGAVINLAGSLRKQTYLIVAIHLSPPAPIPVSRPFLQQVIDDFEQRLYNPILLSNLPSAPEDPVHLAYTKMENSWRTDIKKDLSQLSTTYDGKLLPKAMQFVTLIDHYVAAIEDKHEARLLWLGRIQWISFGGMICVLLLTLKWLSRSVTRPLIAMAQAATKIRQGDLNVRAPEKGAGEIIQLGQAINHMVSELAQGLAELESRVTEKTKALSQNQRSLEFLYRIKQILSDQEPDQATFDQVLHDLGSVIELEHAAICITETEQAPLAFRFAIMPIKDSKHCDQNNCQNCTDGADQAPQASNRPIFQLSDGRKNYGIMPIQLKAEQVLADWQLQLLEAVARQIGTALANAKRKQESHRLALHEERSVIARELHDSLAQSLSYLKIQVVRLQTQFPEAERSPTAQAALSELREGLSGAYRQLRELLNTFRLQMHERGLAAALEQTVQEFTQRLGYAVILTNRLLGVELSAHEEIHILQIIREALANIEHHAAAQNAWIGLTWAEQRILVTIEDNGCGISQHPDKKQHYGLSIMRDRARSLNGQFSVQRREPNGTLVSLRFTPITPFAPQGTPS encoded by the coding sequence ATGCGTATTAAGGATTATTTCCGCCAAACATCCATTTTGCGCTTTATCACCCCTGCCTTATTGCTGATGGTGTTACCCGCCTTTGTGGCTTTTTTTATGAGCTGGAGCAGTGTGATGCGCTCCAGCGGTGAAGGAGCGGTGATTAACTTGGCGGGCTCTTTGCGCAAGCAAACTTACTTAATTGTTGCTATCCATCTATCTCCCCCTGCTCCTATTCCGGTTAGCCGGCCATTTTTGCAGCAAGTGATTGATGATTTTGAACAACGTCTGTACAACCCCATTCTGCTTAGCAATTTACCCAGCGCACCAGAAGACCCCGTGCACCTTGCTTACACTAAAATGGAAAACAGCTGGCGCACCGATATTAAAAAGGATCTATCCCAGCTCAGCACCACCTACGACGGCAAGCTACTGCCTAAAGCCATGCAATTTGTGACTTTAATTGACCATTACGTGGCCGCCATTGAAGATAAACACGAGGCTCGCTTGCTATGGCTAGGGCGCATTCAATGGATTTCTTTCGGGGGGATGATCTGTGTGTTATTGCTGACCCTGAAATGGCTAAGCCGCAGCGTAACCCGCCCCTTAATTGCCATGGCACAAGCCGCTACCAAGATTAGGCAAGGCGATTTAAATGTCCGCGCCCCTGAAAAAGGCGCTGGCGAAATCATCCAGCTTGGGCAGGCAATCAATCATATGGTGAGCGAGCTAGCCCAAGGCCTGGCTGAATTAGAATCACGCGTCACAGAAAAAACCAAAGCACTCTCGCAAAATCAGCGCAGCTTAGAATTTTTGTACCGAATCAAACAAATCCTCTCTGATCAAGAGCCGGATCAAGCCACGTTTGATCAAGTACTCCATGATTTGGGCAGCGTGATAGAGCTAGAACACGCCGCCATCTGCATTACCGAAACCGAGCAAGCACCGCTGGCTTTTCGCTTTGCCATCATGCCCATTAAAGACAGCAAACATTGCGATCAAAACAACTGCCAAAACTGCACAGACGGAGCCGATCAAGCACCACAAGCCAGCAATCGCCCGATTTTTCAACTTAGCGATGGCAGAAAAAACTACGGCATCATGCCCATTCAACTTAAAGCAGAGCAGGTACTGGCAGATTGGCAATTACAGCTTTTAGAAGCTGTGGCACGGCAAATTGGCACGGCACTGGCCAATGCCAAACGTAAGCAAGAATCACATCGTTTAGCACTACACGAAGAGCGCTCCGTAATTGCGCGGGAATTACACGATTCTCTTGCGCAATCTTTATCTTATTTAAAAATTCAAGTGGTGCGTTTACAAACACAGTTCCCCGAGGCAGAACGCAGCCCTACCGCCCAAGCCGCACTCAGCGAGTTACGTGAAGGGCTAAGTGGTGCATATCGCCAACTGCGTGAATTACTCAATACTTTTCGCTTACAAATGCACGAACGCGGTCTTGCGGCTGCGCTAGAACAAACCGTGCAAGAATTTACTCAGCGCCTAGGCTACGCCGTTATCTTAACAAACCGCCTCTTGGGGGTAGAGCTCAGCGCGCATGAAGAAATTCACATCCTACAAATTATCCGCGAAGCCCTCGCCAATATTGAGCACCACGCGGCAGCCCAAAACGCTTGGATTGGTTTAACTTGGGCAGAGCAGCGTATTTTGGTCACCATTGAAGACAACGGCTGCGGCATTAGCCAGCACCCCGATAAAAAGCAACATTACGGGCTAAGCATTATGCGCGACCGTGCGCGCAGCTTAAACGGCCAATTTAGCGTACAACGCCGCGAGCCGAATGGCACTTTGGTGTCGTTGCGCTTTACTCCAATCACCCCCTTTGCACCGCAAGGAACCCCCTCATGA
- the narL gene encoding two-component system response regulator NarL produces MSDGYTVVVIDDHPLFRKGVLQLLALDERFILVGEAASGAEGLAIVQAQNPDLVILDLNMKEMDGISTLRAIKELDLDSRVVMLTVSDQSSDLVAAVRAGADGYLLKDMEPEEIISSLAEALDGQMAIPERLGRVLALALRDDDASQRNAMMDSLTEREREILACLANGLSNKLVGRELGIAEGTVKVHVKSLLRKLSFRSRLEAAIWAVEQGIKLR; encoded by the coding sequence ATGAGCGATGGATACACCGTTGTTGTTATTGACGATCACCCCTTATTTAGAAAAGGCGTACTGCAGCTTTTAGCGCTTGATGAGCGTTTTATTTTGGTGGGCGAAGCGGCCAGCGGCGCAGAAGGGCTAGCGATTGTGCAAGCGCAAAACCCAGATCTAGTCATTCTTGATTTAAATATGAAAGAGATGGATGGCATTAGCACGCTACGTGCCATTAAAGAGCTAGACCTTGACTCACGCGTGGTGATGCTCACCGTATCCGATCAATCCTCAGATTTAGTCGCTGCGGTGCGGGCGGGAGCCGATGGCTATTTACTTAAAGATATGGAGCCAGAAGAGATAATCAGCAGCCTAGCCGAGGCACTCGACGGCCAAATGGCCATTCCCGAGCGCCTTGGCCGGGTACTGGCGCTAGCCTTGCGGGATGACGACGCCAGCCAGCGTAACGCCATGATGGATTCCTTAACCGAGCGCGAGCGCGAAATCTTAGCCTGCCTAGCCAATGGCCTATCCAACAAATTAGTCGGCAGAGAACTAGGCATTGCGGAGGGCACGGTAAAAGTGCACGTCAAAAGCTTACTGCGTAAACTCAGCTTCCGCTCTCGGCTAGAAGCCGCCATTTGGGCCGTAGAGCAAGGGATTAAATTGCGTTAG
- a CDS encoding C40 family peptidase — translation MKWIRLISALFVGVSAFAAHADDTSLNEVDPAVEQIAPATTITNTTRPSKAKANNRSEKPDYAPAQDMLLQAMSLIGVKYKWGGATPEAGLDCSGFVRYVFQNSMNIALPHNALGMAQSGASIDKEELKPGDLVFFNTLGRTFSHVGIYMGDNRFIHSPRSGKSVEITNLNQSYWTSRFTGARRYDGAGGTPVNMATLLAQVPKQSSSARAKPVCKTVKRKGKKHLVCETPKLERESSIARSKTSKGGKSRVSNKAANKTSSKASAKSSKSSKTSSKATKYKSTSKTVTKHTTSKKNK, via the coding sequence ATGAAATGGATTAGATTAATCAGCGCATTATTCGTGGGCGTTAGTGCATTTGCGGCTCACGCCGATGACACCAGCCTTAATGAGGTCGATCCAGCCGTTGAGCAAATTGCTCCAGCCACGACCATTACCAACACCACACGGCCTAGCAAAGCCAAAGCCAACAACCGCTCTGAAAAACCCGATTACGCCCCCGCTCAAGATATGCTGCTACAAGCCATGAGCCTGATTGGTGTGAAATATAAATGGGGAGGTGCCACCCCAGAGGCGGGCTTGGATTGCAGCGGCTTTGTGCGCTATGTTTTTCAAAACTCCATGAATATCGCCCTACCGCACAATGCCCTAGGCATGGCGCAATCAGGTGCAAGTATTGATAAAGAAGAACTTAAACCAGGCGATTTAGTTTTCTTTAATACGCTAGGGCGCACATTTTCGCACGTTGGCATTTATATGGGCGACAACCGCTTTATTCATTCGCCACGTTCGGGTAAAAGCGTTGAAATCACGAATTTAAACCAAAGCTACTGGACTTCACGCTTTACTGGCGCTCGGCGCTACGATGGCGCGGGGGGAACACCCGTCAATATGGCAACGCTCTTGGCCCAAGTACCCAAGCAATCAAGCAGCGCCCGCGCTAAACCGGTATGCAAAACGGTAAAACGTAAGGGCAAAAAACACTTGGTGTGTGAAACGCCAAAGCTTGAACGCGAAAGCAGCATTGCCCGCTCCAAAACCAGCAAGGGCGGCAAATCGCGCGTTAGTAACAAGGCTGCGAACAAGACAAGTAGTAAGGCTTCCGCAAAAAGCAGCAAGTCGAGTAAAACAAGCAGCAAGGCCACTAAGTATAAAAGCACCAGCAAAACCGTGACGAAGCACACGACAAGCAAGAAAAACAAGTAA
- the napF gene encoding ferredoxin-type protein NapF produces the protein MAPNLKSLLFELTIAVDPSRRNLLFGRRPQTPMAPRPPWASPAFFSLCSRCGDCASACPSQIIKVGDGGFPKVDFSHGECTFCGDCVSACQSKALDTQVDSPWQIHAQIDASCLAERGVDCRICGEACDQQAIRFQLAVGKVAQPVINTEQCTGCGACVAPCPSNSIRLLELIT, from the coding sequence TTGGCACCTAACCTTAAATCCTTACTATTTGAATTGACGATTGCAGTGGATCCTTCGCGTCGTAACTTACTTTTTGGCCGTCGCCCGCAAACGCCGATGGCGCCTCGCCCACCATGGGCTAGCCCTGCTTTTTTTAGCCTATGCAGCCGATGCGGCGATTGCGCAAGTGCTTGCCCAAGCCAAATTATCAAGGTGGGGGACGGCGGGTTTCCTAAGGTGGACTTTAGTCATGGTGAGTGCACCTTTTGCGGTGATTGCGTTAGCGCGTGCCAAAGCAAAGCTTTGGATACGCAGGTTGATTCACCTTGGCAGATTCACGCGCAAATTGATGCCAGCTGTTTGGCCGAGCGGGGGGTGGATTGCCGGATCTGCGGCGAGGCTTGCGATCAGCAGGCGATTCGTTTTCAGCTAGCCGTTGGCAAGGTTGCACAGCCTGTTATTAACACGGAGCAATGCACCGGCTGTGGCGCATGCGTTGCGCCTTGCCCAAGTAACAGCATTCGTTTGTTGGAGTTGATTACATGA
- the napA gene encoding nitrate reductase catalytic subunit NapA, protein MSLDRREFIKISAVAAAVASAGIPLAGAAPKTMPAMAGDGKNSIRWDKAPCRFCGTGCAVLVGTQDGRVVATQGDPDAEVNRGLNCVKGYFLSKIMYGEDRLTQPLLRKKNGQYDKDGEFTPVSWDEAFAIMEKKWKEALKASGPESVAMFGSGQWTIYEGYAASKLMKAGFRSNNIDPNARHCMASAVTGFMRTFGMDEPMGCYDDIEVADAFVLWGSNMAEMHPILWSRITDRRLSNSKVKVAVLSTYEHRSFELADIGYGLVFTPQTDLAMMNFICHHIIKTGRVNQKFVKDHCNFKIGETDIGYGLRPKHPLEVNAKANGYPDANGKPKTNPNDMKEGSFEQFSKFVSDYTVDKVSKLCGIPEDRLIALAELYADPKIKVTSFWTMGFNQHTRGTWANNMIYNIHLLTGKIAEPGNSPFSLTGQPSACGTAREVGTFAHRLPADMVVTNPEHRKHAEEIWRIPEGTIPGKIGLHAVAMARAIKDGKVKVYWQMCNNNMQAGPNINEELYPGWRRPDTFIVVSDPYPTASTLAADLVLPTAMWVEKEGGFGNAERRTQLWRQQVDAPGEAKSDLWQLMQFAKHFKVEDVWPADLIAKQPAVKGKTLYDVLYVNGNVDKFKAADQFKGFENVEAKLAGFYIQKGLFEEYAQFGRGHGHDLAPFDLYHQVRGLRWPVVNGKETKWRYREGYDTYVKKGEGVRFYGNKDGRANIIALPYQAPPEMPDANFDMWLCTGRVLEHWHTGTMTRRVPELHKAVPEAMVFMNPNDAKKRGLQRGMLVKVSSRRGDIQARLETRGRNKPPMGLIFIPFFDEGRLVNKLTLDATCPISKQTDFKKCAVKVVKA, encoded by the coding sequence ATGAGCTTGGATCGCCGTGAGTTTATAAAAATATCTGCTGTGGCTGCAGCGGTTGCCAGTGCGGGCATCCCCCTTGCAGGTGCTGCGCCTAAAACCATGCCTGCTATGGCGGGCGATGGCAAAAATAGCATCCGCTGGGATAAAGCGCCCTGTCGATTCTGTGGCACGGGCTGTGCGGTGCTGGTGGGAACGCAAGATGGCCGAGTGGTGGCCACGCAAGGCGATCCTGATGCAGAAGTGAATCGGGGTTTAAATTGCGTGAAAGGGTATTTCCTTTCCAAAATTATGTACGGCGAAGATCGCTTAACTCAGCCTTTACTGCGTAAGAAAAACGGCCAGTACGATAAAGATGGCGAATTCACCCCCGTAAGCTGGGATGAAGCGTTTGCCATCATGGAAAAGAAATGGAAAGAAGCGCTAAAAGCCAGCGGGCCAGAATCTGTCGCGATGTTTGGCTCGGGGCAGTGGACCATTTATGAAGGCTATGCCGCTTCTAAGCTGATGAAGGCGGGGTTTAGATCAAATAATATCGATCCAAATGCGCGCCACTGTATGGCCAGCGCCGTAACCGGCTTTATGCGTACCTTTGGTATGGATGAGCCTATGGGCTGTTACGACGATATTGAAGTAGCCGATGCTTTTGTGCTTTGGGGCTCAAACATGGCCGAAATGCACCCGATTTTATGGAGCCGCATTACCGATCGACGTTTATCTAATTCCAAAGTAAAAGTCGCTGTGTTATCGACTTATGAGCATCGCTCTTTTGAATTGGCCGATATTGGCTATGGCTTGGTATTTACCCCGCAAACTGATTTGGCAATGATGAATTTTATTTGCCACCACATCATCAAAACCGGCCGTGTTAATCAGAAATTTGTAAAAGATCACTGTAATTTCAAAATTGGTGAAACGGATATTGGTTACGGGTTACGGCCTAAACACCCCTTAGAAGTCAATGCCAAAGCTAATGGCTACCCTGATGCCAATGGCAAGCCAAAAACCAATCCTAATGATATGAAAGAAGGCTCGTTTGAGCAGTTTTCAAAATTCGTGTCCGATTACACCGTAGATAAAGTCAGCAAGCTTTGCGGTATTCCAGAAGACCGCCTGATTGCGCTGGCCGAGCTGTACGCCGATCCAAAAATCAAAGTGACCTCGTTCTGGACCATGGGCTTTAATCAGCACACCCGTGGTACATGGGCGAACAATATGATTTACAACATCCATTTGCTGACCGGCAAAATCGCCGAGCCGGGCAATAGCCCGTTCTCACTGACCGGCCAGCCTTCGGCCTGTGGTACGGCGCGTGAAGTGGGCACCTTTGCCCACCGCCTGCCTGCCGATATGGTGGTGACAAACCCTGAGCATCGCAAACACGCAGAAGAAATCTGGCGTATTCCTGAGGGCACCATCCCTGGCAAAATCGGCTTACACGCAGTGGCGATGGCTCGGGCGATTAAAGACGGCAAGGTGAAAGTCTATTGGCAGATGTGTAATAACAATATGCAAGCTGGGCCCAATATTAATGAAGAGCTATATCCGGGCTGGCGTAGGCCAGACACCTTTATTGTGGTGTCTGATCCTTACCCAACCGCATCGACTTTAGCCGCTGATCTGGTTTTACCAACCGCAATGTGGGTAGAGAAAGAAGGCGGCTTTGGTAATGCCGAGCGCCGTACCCAGCTTTGGCGTCAGCAGGTGGATGCACCGGGCGAGGCAAAATCTGATTTATGGCAGCTGATGCAATTTGCTAAGCACTTTAAGGTGGAAGACGTGTGGCCTGCGGATTTAATCGCTAAGCAGCCTGCCGTGAAAGGTAAAACCCTGTACGACGTGCTGTATGTGAATGGCAATGTGGATAAATTTAAAGCCGCAGATCAGTTTAAAGGCTTTGAAAATGTGGAAGCCAAACTGGCTGGTTTTTACATCCAGAAAGGTTTGTTTGAAGAGTACGCCCAGTTTGGTCGCGGCCACGGCCATGATTTAGCACCGTTTGATCTTTATCACCAAGTGCGCGGCTTGCGTTGGCCGGTGGTGAATGGCAAAGAGACCAAATGGCGCTATCGCGAAGGTTACGATACTTACGTGAAAAAAGGCGAGGGCGTGCGTTTCTACGGCAATAAAGATGGCCGCGCCAATATTATTGCCCTGCCATACCAAGCGCCGCCAGAAATGCCCGATGCTAACTTTGATATGTGGCTCTGTACGGGGCGTGTATTAGAGCACTGGCATACCGGCACCATGACCCGCCGCGTGCCGGAGCTACATAAAGCGGTGCCAGAAGCGATGGTGTTTATGAACCCGAACGACGCTAAAAAACGTGGCTTACAACGCGGGATGCTGGTGAAAGTATCGTCCCGCCGTGGGGACATTCAAGCGCGCTTAGAAACGCGTGGCCGCAATAAACCACCAATGGGCCTGATCTTTATTCCTTTCTTTGACGAAGGCCGCTTGGTGAATAAGCTGACTCTAGATGCCACCTGCCCGATATCCAAGCAAACCGACTTTAAAAAATGCGCGGTGAAAGTGGTGAAGGCTTAG